The Candidatus Stygibacter australis sequence AAAATTGAATAAAGCAGAGATGAAGGAATTCAATAAGATAATGATACCATTATTTGAGGCATATCAGAAGACCGATGCCAGCCTTATAGAGATCAATCCACTGGTATTGAAGCCTGACGGGGAATTTATTGCCTTAGACGCAAAGCTTAATTTTGATGATAATGCTCTTATGCGGCATCCGGAAATAGCTGCCATGCGGGATGAAGAAGAAGAAGATGCAGCGGAACTGGAAGCGGGAAAATATGATTTAAGTTATGTGAAGCTGGATGGCAATGTGGGCTGCATCGTGAATGGTGCGGGACTTGCAATGTCCACCATGGATATTATCAAGCTGGAAGGTGGAGAGCCGGCGAATTTCCTTGATGTGGGAGGAAATGCCAGTGCTGAAACTGTGGCACGCGGATTTGAGCTTATTTTGCGGGATAAGAATGTGAAGGCAATATTGGTGAATATATTTGGTGGAATTGTGAGATGCGATAGAATTGCCAATGGAATATTGGAAGCTACGCGTCAAATAGATGTGCAGGTGCCGGTGATCGTACGGCTTGATGGCACTAATGCGGAAGAAGCGGGGGAGATATTGAAGCAGGCTAATATCCGTCAGATATTGATAGCAGAGGATCTACAGGACGGTGCCCGTAAGGCAGTGAAATCAGCGGAAGGAGATAGAGCATGAGCATATTAGTAAATAAGGAATCACGGGTAGTAGTTCAGGGATTTACTGGTAAAGAAGGGACTTTTCATGCTCAGAAGTGCATTGAGTATGGCACGAATATAGTTGCTGGGGTAACCCCCGGGAAGGGTGGTCAATGCCATTTGGGGAAACCTGTATATAATACTGTAGAAGATGCTGTGCAGAGCACAAAAGCAAACGTGTCTCTGATATTTGTGCCGCCGGTTTATGCCGCAGATGCCATTTTGGAAGCAGCAGACTCAGGAATAGAGCTGATTGTGTGCATCACTGAAGGTATCCCCGTTCAGGATGTTATGTATGCCAAGAAATATATCAAAAGCAAGGGCTGCGTGTTGATAGGGCCCAATTGCCCAGGGATCATAACTGCTGGAGAAGCTAAGATAGGCATAATGCCCGGATTTGTTTTTAAGCCAGGCAGAATAGGAGTAATTTCTAAATCCGGTACATTGACCTATGAAGCAGCAAATCAGGTAGTAAAAGCAGGAATGGGAATATCAACGGCAGTGGGTATTGGTGGAGATCCGATCATCGGGACAGATTTTATTGACCTTCTGAAATTATTTGAAGCTGATGATGCTACTGATGGCATTGTGATGATAGGGGAGATAGGCGGAGAGCTGGAGATCCGGGCAGCGGAATATATCAGGGAGCATGTAACCAAACCGGTTGCTGCTTTTATAGCGGGACAGACGGCTCCTAAAGGCAAGCGAATGGGACATGCCGGGGCGATAATTGCCGGAAGCAAAGGAACTGCTCAGGAAAAGATAACTGCATTGCAGGAAGCCGGAGTGAAGGTTGCCATGTCACCAGCCAGGATTGGAAGTGCTATAGCTGAATTAATGAAATAAAGCAATTCACAATAAATAAGAGAGGTTAGTTATGAGGAAAGTAGATG is a genomic window containing:
- the sucC gene encoding ADP-forming succinate--CoA ligase subunit beta, with protein sequence MNIHEYQAKKLLHSFGVKVTRGSKATSPEEARHKAKELGSENWVVKAQVHAGGRGKAGGIKFAMSLDEVFEKSEKMLGMTLKTHQTVGAGKVVRKLYIQEAIDIEREYYLGIVLDRRREMPVIMASTEGGMDIETVAAETPEKIIKVGVDPITGLKGYHLRKLAYGLKLNKAEMKEFNKIMIPLFEAYQKTDASLIEINPLVLKPDGEFIALDAKLNFDDNALMRHPEIAAMRDEEEEDAAELEAGKYDLSYVKLDGNVGCIVNGAGLAMSTMDIIKLEGGEPANFLDVGGNASAETVARGFELILRDKNVKAILVNIFGGIVRCDRIANGILEATRQIDVQVPVIVRLDGTNAEEAGEILKQANIRQILIAEDLQDGARKAVKSAEGDRA
- the sucD gene encoding succinate--CoA ligase subunit alpha; translation: MSILVNKESRVVVQGFTGKEGTFHAQKCIEYGTNIVAGVTPGKGGQCHLGKPVYNTVEDAVQSTKANVSLIFVPPVYAADAILEAADSGIELIVCITEGIPVQDVMYAKKYIKSKGCVLIGPNCPGIITAGEAKIGIMPGFVFKPGRIGVISKSGTLTYEAANQVVKAGMGISTAVGIGGDPIIGTDFIDLLKLFEADDATDGIVMIGEIGGELEIRAAEYIREHVTKPVAAFIAGQTAPKGKRMGHAGAIIAGSKGTAQEKITALQEAGVKVAMSPARIGSAIAELMK